A section of the Gemmatimonadales bacterium genome encodes:
- a CDS encoding MOSC domain-containing protein, with the protein MADLRIVSLRVGRPKTYVIPGAEDPAHEVFTSAIGKEPVAGPVWLDRHGLAGDEVADHRAHGGPEQAVLAYAASHYPRWCAEWGRAEVPIGSFGENLTVAGADEESVCLGDQWAIGDALLEVSKPRSPCNRVAWHNRRDDLMRRIRATGRSGWYLRVLTPGALEVGAPVVLAARSHPELTVRRAAAAMANREREPREAIVLLNCPALAADWRYRLAKEGFRRDRLAEHPSPSAPRTGDRSMQLVLDDRETVTLRELLEAYLPELQREIARTEQHDLRHVLVRRQELGERLLDQLQRGPA; encoded by the coding sequence GTGGCCGACCTGCGGATCGTCTCCCTGCGGGTCGGCCGGCCGAAGACCTACGTGATTCCCGGCGCCGAGGATCCCGCGCACGAGGTCTTCACGAGCGCCATCGGGAAGGAGCCGGTGGCCGGACCGGTCTGGCTCGACAGACACGGACTGGCGGGTGACGAGGTCGCCGACCATCGAGCCCACGGCGGACCGGAACAGGCGGTGCTGGCCTATGCGGCGAGCCACTACCCCCGCTGGTGCGCGGAGTGGGGCCGGGCCGAGGTGCCGATCGGCAGCTTCGGCGAGAACCTGACCGTCGCGGGTGCGGATGAGGAGAGCGTGTGCCTCGGAGACCAGTGGGCGATCGGCGACGCGCTCCTCGAGGTCAGCAAGCCCCGGAGCCCCTGCAACCGCGTGGCGTGGCACAACCGGCGAGACGACCTGATGCGGCGCATCCGCGCCACCGGCCGGTCCGGCTGGTACCTGCGGGTGCTGACGCCGGGGGCGCTCGAGGTGGGCGCGCCGGTCGTGCTCGCGGCTCGCAGCCATCCCGAGCTGACGGTGCGCCGGGCCGCGGCGGCCATGGCCAACCGCGAGCGCGAGCCGCGCGAGGCGATCGTCCTGCTCAACTGTCCCGCGCTCGCCGCCGACTGGCGGTACCGCCTCGCGAAGGAGGGGTTTCGCCGGGACCGGCTCGCTGAGCATCCATCACCCAGCGCCCCCAGAACAGGAGATCGATCCATGCAGCTCGTACTCGACGACCGGGAGACCGTCACGCTCCGCGAGCTCCTCGAGGCCTATCTGCCCGAGCTCCAGCGCGAGATCGCACGGACCGAGCAGCACGATCTGCGACACGTCCTCGTGCGCCGGCAGGAGCTCGGAGAGCGTCTCCTGGACCAGCTCCAGCGTGGCCCGGCCTAG
- a CDS encoding GNAT family N-acetyltransferase: MGARLERLLGRADDLLLVAELPPRGIVGWLHAAEQELLESGRRCEILGLVVDAEYRGQGLGRRLVDAAESWAKARGLGLMAVRSNVARSESHPFYERLGYARVKTQHAYRKHLPGPAA; the protein is encoded by the coding sequence ATGGGCGCTCGACTCGAGCGGCTGCTGGGGCGCGCGGACGACCTCCTCCTCGTAGCCGAGCTGCCGCCGCGCGGGATCGTTGGTTGGCTGCACGCTGCCGAGCAGGAGCTGCTGGAGTCCGGCCGGCGCTGTGAGATCCTCGGGCTGGTCGTGGATGCGGAGTACCGAGGCCAGGGGCTGGGACGCCGGCTCGTGGACGCGGCCGAAAGCTGGGCGAAGGCACGCGGCCTGGGGCTGATGGCCGTCCGCAGCAATGTGGCACGGTCCGAGTCCCACCCCTTCTATGAACGCCTGGGCTACGCGAGGGTCAAGACGCAGCACGCCTACCGAAAGCACCTGCCGGGGCCGGCTGCGTGA
- a CDS encoding DUF3565 domain-containing protein codes for MRRRIVGFHQDDERDWVAELECGHTQHVRHDPPWQVRPWVVSPEGRAGRLGTTLECRRCEEGR; via the coding sequence GTGAGGCGCAGGATCGTGGGCTTTCATCAGGACGACGAGCGAGATTGGGTGGCCGAGCTGGAGTGCGGCCACACCCAGCATGTGCGACACGACCCGCCGTGGCAGGTCCGTCCCTGGGTCGTGTCCCCCGAGGGCCGGGCCGGCCGGCTCGGCACGACGCTCGAGTGCCGGCGGTGCGAGGAGGGCAGGTGA